From Chryseobacterium sp. IHB B 17019, one genomic window encodes:
- a CDS encoding replication-associated recombination protein A, producing the protein MNQNIPLAERLRPKTLDDVLGQEHLTGEKGTIRKMLETNTLNSLIFWGPPGTGKTTLAEIISEQSGRKFYKLSAVSSGVKDVRDVIEDAKKQNLFSGKSPILFIDEIHRFNKSQQDSLLHAVEKGWIVLIGATTENPSFEVVSALLSRSQVYVLKALSYEKLEELIDISSERYNQDEKTDFKIAEKEAFIQYSGGDARKLINSVELVLNQYINSGKKEIKNKDVLEVLQETMALYDKNGEQHYDIISAFIKSMRGSDPNGAVYWLARMIAGGEDIKFIARRMLILAAEDVGLANPNALVIANNCFQAVNVIGNPEARIILSETAVYLAVSPKSNSAYMAINEAMALVKQTGNLPVPLHLRNAPTKLMKDLNYGKEYKYAHSFEGNFVDQDFLPTEIKDVKLYEPGNNATEKKIYEELKKKWNNKY; encoded by the coding sequence TTGAATCAAAATATTCCATTAGCAGAAAGATTAAGACCCAAAACATTGGATGATGTTCTTGGGCAGGAACATCTTACGGGGGAAAAAGGAACCATCAGGAAAATGTTGGAAACCAATACATTGAATTCCCTTATTTTCTGGGGACCTCCAGGAACGGGGAAAACAACGCTGGCGGAAATCATTTCTGAACAGTCCGGGCGGAAATTTTATAAGCTTTCTGCGGTTTCTTCAGGCGTGAAGGATGTACGTGATGTGATTGAGGATGCAAAAAAACAAAATCTTTTCTCTGGAAAATCACCGATTTTGTTTATTGATGAAATTCACCGTTTCAACAAATCCCAGCAGGATTCTTTGCTTCATGCTGTTGAAAAAGGTTGGATTGTTTTGATAGGAGCTACAACGGAAAACCCTAGTTTTGAGGTCGTTTCGGCGCTGCTTTCCAGAAGTCAGGTGTATGTTTTGAAGGCTTTGAGCTATGAAAAGCTGGAAGAATTAATAGATATTTCTTCTGAAAGATATAATCAGGATGAGAAAACTGATTTTAAAATAGCTGAAAAAGAGGCTTTTATCCAATATTCAGGAGGTGATGCAAGGAAACTGATCAATTCTGTGGAGCTGGTTTTAAATCAATATATAAATTCCGGCAAAAAGGAAATTAAAAATAAAGACGTCCTTGAAGTTTTACAGGAAACAATGGCGCTTTATGATAAAAATGGTGAGCAGCATTATGATATTATCTCGGCTTTCATCAAATCCATGCGCGGAAGTGACCCGAACGGTGCAGTTTATTGGCTGGCAAGGATGATTGCGGGAGGTGAGGACATTAAATTCATTGCAAGGAGAATGTTGATTCTAGCTGCGGAAGACGTAGGATTGGCCAACCCCAATGCTCTTGTGATCGCTAATAATTGTTTTCAGGCAGTAAATGTGATCGGAAATCCGGAAGCAAGGATTATCCTGAGTGAAACGGCTGTTTACCTGGCTGTTTCCCCGAAAAGTAACTCGGCTTATATGGCCATTAACGAGGCGATGGCTTTGGTAAAGCAGACTGGAAATCTTCCTGTTCCGTTACATTTACGAAATGCTCCTACCAAGCTGATGAAAGATTTGAATTACGGGAAAGAATACAAATATGCCCATTCTTTTGAAGGAAATTTTGTCGATCAGGATTTTCTTCCCACCGAAATAAAAGATGTAAAATTGTATGAGCCCGGAAATAATGCAACGGAGAAGAAAATTTATGAAGAACTAAAGAAAAAATGGAACAATAAATACTAA
- a CDS encoding DUF2339 domain-containing protein gives MIYPLIIILILLVIIFFNHLNRKIQKLEKEISELNRKLENEQHIEIREENIVPPVTFATEKEQSVLPPEESKAPERIPDTAGNDRLSPVFDFLKQNALTIIGIFTLVLGIGYFVKYAIDRDWIGETSRVGIGLLIGAGIMVTGHFLRKNYTVFSSIITGGGIAVLYFTTTIAFREYHLFSQTVAFSVTCLITLISIALAYYYKSETLIIFSLFGGFLAPLMISTGQSNYPFLLTYLTVLNIGMLAIVFLKNWKSVGWVAFIFTNIYLFYWTVEKTEILTVYFFIVTYIIFYAFALQNYFKKGILASFDILMLILINFTSIIGLVYIFNELKYEAVIIFPVGFAIVNSFLLYREYSRKNFEVNYSVFAGIIMSLITIAFALQLKTHLITSVWAVEATLLLFIWKKTNLNIFKIGFYILFPLVIIAQIITWSEYIDAVNLGVVFNPVFLTSSVTVVTTFVNLILLKKLPDTDKENTSFFENVFAIASYGVIYVALLLEIIYHISAKPWVIIFSISLIYSLFYIFIILLFRKKLEINKILETGLIYLFLFLIIINAVVSGSGIVTNFLLKKVQLTFYFMHLSYWIPFVYILFKILPKSHFLTLKFSYWLVSLAVITAVSSEFYHLYLLINAEGVWEVPQLEKHFRILYLPIIWAVLASILIYKGMKSGNTEYPKIGFVLIGIMILKLYTYDVWEMDNVSRIIAFIILGIILLLSSFLFQRLKNIIKNMVENKDENPESEKIKS, from the coding sequence ATGATTTATCCTCTCATCATCATATTGATTCTACTTGTCATTATCTTTTTTAATCATCTGAACCGTAAAATTCAAAAATTAGAAAAGGAAATTTCAGAGCTTAACAGAAAGCTGGAAAATGAACAACATATTGAGATAAGAGAGGAAAATATCGTTCCTCCTGTTACTTTTGCCACTGAAAAAGAACAAAGCGTTCTTCCTCCTGAAGAGTCGAAAGCCCCTGAAAGAATACCGGATACAGCCGGAAACGACAGACTCAGTCCGGTTTTTGATTTTTTAAAGCAAAATGCACTGACGATTATCGGGATTTTTACCCTTGTGTTGGGAATAGGATATTTTGTAAAATATGCTATTGACAGAGACTGGATCGGAGAAACTTCAAGAGTCGGAATCGGGCTGCTGATCGGAGCGGGAATAATGGTGACCGGTCATTTCCTGAGGAAAAACTATACTGTCTTTTCATCAATTATTACGGGAGGCGGAATTGCTGTTTTGTATTTTACTACAACCATTGCCTTTCGTGAATATCACCTTTTTTCACAAACGGTTGCTTTCTCAGTTACCTGTTTGATTACATTGATTTCCATTGCTCTTGCTTATTATTATAAAAGCGAAACTTTAATTATTTTCTCTTTGTTTGGAGGCTTTCTTGCCCCGCTGATGATTAGTACGGGACAAAGCAACTACCCTTTTCTGCTTACTTATTTAACGGTTTTAAACATCGGAATGCTGGCTATCGTTTTCCTGAAAAACTGGAAAAGTGTGGGTTGGGTTGCCTTTATATTTACCAATATTTATCTTTTTTACTGGACTGTGGAAAAAACTGAGATTCTCACTGTCTATTTTTTCATTGTCACCTACATTATTTTCTACGCTTTTGCTTTACAGAACTATTTTAAGAAAGGAATTCTGGCTTCTTTCGACATTTTAATGTTGATTTTAATAAACTTCACCAGTATCATTGGGTTAGTTTATATTTTTAATGAATTAAAGTATGAAGCAGTAATTATTTTTCCTGTTGGTTTTGCTATCGTCAATTCATTTTTGCTGTATAGAGAATATTCCAGAAAGAATTTTGAGGTCAATTATTCCGTTTTTGCAGGAATTATTATGAGCCTTATCACTATTGCCTTTGCTTTACAGCTGAAAACACATCTTATTACGAGTGTTTGGGCTGTTGAGGCTACTTTGCTTTTATTCATCTGGAAAAAAACCAATCTTAATATTTTTAAAATAGGCTTCTATATTTTGTTTCCTTTGGTGATTATTGCCCAGATTATAACGTGGTCAGAGTATATAGATGCCGTGAATCTGGGTGTAGTTTTCAACCCGGTTTTCCTGACAAGCTCGGTGACGGTAGTTACTACTTTTGTCAATTTAATTTTATTAAAAAAACTGCCGGATACAGATAAAGAAAACACTAGCTTTTTTGAAAATGTCTTTGCTATTGCAAGTTACGGAGTGATTTATGTGGCGTTGCTGTTGGAGATCATCTATCATATTTCTGCAAAACCGTGGGTTATTATTTTCAGTATTTCACTGATTTACAGTTTGTTTTACATCTTCATTATTTTATTATTCAGGAAAAAGCTTGAGATTAATAAAATTCTTGAAACAGGACTTATCTATTTGTTTTTATTTTTAATAATCATCAATGCGGTTGTTTCCGGCTCTGGAATTGTTACTAATTTTTTATTGAAAAAAGTCCAGCTTACTTTTTACTTTATGCATTTGTCGTATTGGATTCCTTTTGTATATATTTTGTTTAAAATTCTTCCAAAATCACATTTTTTAACCCTTAAGTTCTCATATTGGCTTGTTTCTCTGGCAGTTATCACAGCCGTTAGCTCTGAATTCTATCATTTATATCTTTTGATCAATGCAGAAGGCGTTTGGGAAGTTCCTCAACTCGAAAAACACTTCAGAATCCTTTATCTGCCAATTATCTGGGCAGTTCTGGCAAGTATTCTTATTTATAAAGGGATGAAAAGCGGTAATACGGAATATCCAAAAATTGGATTTGTATTAATCGGGATAATGATCTTAAAACTTTATACTTATGACGTTTGGGAAATGGATAATGTATCGAGAATCATCGCTTTTATTATCCTGGGAATCATATTGTTATTAAGCTCCTTCTTATTCCAGAGATTAAAAAATATCATTAAGAATATGGTTGAGAACAAAGATGAAAATCCTGAAAGTGAGAAAATAAAATCATAA
- a CDS encoding acyl-CoA thioesterase, giving the protein MIHTTHSLRVRYGETDPMKYVYYGNYAEYFEIGRVELFRSIGMSYNEIENQGIWLPVSEYKIKYIKPAFYDDKLEIHTYIKKTPGVKIEFEYEIFNEENVKITEASTTLFFLDAKTNKVIKCPDNLMKLIEKNWV; this is encoded by the coding sequence ATGATACATACAACTCACTCATTACGAGTACGTTACGGAGAAACAGACCCCATGAAATACGTATACTACGGAAACTATGCAGAATATTTTGAAATTGGCAGGGTTGAGCTTTTCCGCAGCATCGGAATGTCATATAATGAGATTGAAAATCAAGGAATTTGGCTGCCTGTTTCGGAGTATAAAATTAAGTACATAAAGCCCGCTTTTTATGATGACAAACTGGAAATTCATACATATATCAAAAAAACTCCCGGGGTAAAAATTGAGTTTGAATATGAAATTTTCAATGAAGAAAATGTCAAAATCACAGAAGCTTCCACTACTCTTTTCTTCCTGGACGCAAAAACCAATAAAGTAATAAAATGTCCTGATAATCTGATGAAACTGATTGAAAAAAACTGGGTTTAA
- the dnaA gene encoding chromosomal replication initiator protein DnaA — protein sequence MDENLMMIWQKCLQFMRDNLNAAEDNSDLKKLEKSFDLLFDKVQPISLVDNNLTLMVPSDFYKEYIEDNYLSLLSAALKKNIGKGVKLWYSVMENKPVGQEKPVTMNMKGKTVPTPKIQETMPQGFSSNIVNPFVVPGIKKVNIDSNLKSDFSFDNYVEGESNKFAATVAKSIAKRPGATAFNPLFLYGGYGVGKTHLGQAVGLEVKSQFPDKVVLYLSSEKFIQQFISSAKAHKQTEFANFYQMVDVLIIDDIQFLSGKSATQDSFFHIFDYLHQNGKQIILTSDKAPADIMDIQDRIVSRFKWGLSAEIKSPDYETRKQIIVDKLSRDGIVLTPDMLDFLASEAKTNVRELIGVINSVIAYSTIYKSDLSLELLKETINKIAANQKKIINIPYIQEVVCDYFGIKREQLLSKTRKREIALPRQLAMYFAKEFTNSTFTKIGEEMGGKDHSTVMYACETIKDVSKIDKEVKKYVKELTERIKQ from the coding sequence ATGGATGAAAATTTAATGATGATATGGCAGAAGTGCCTTCAGTTCATGCGCGATAATCTAAACGCAGCTGAAGATAATTCTGATCTAAAAAAACTTGAAAAATCGTTTGATTTACTATTTGACAAGGTTCAGCCAATTTCTTTGGTTGATAACAACCTTACGCTTATGGTTCCGAGTGATTTTTACAAGGAGTATATTGAGGATAATTACTTGTCCCTGCTTTCTGCTGCCCTGAAGAAAAATATAGGAAAAGGAGTGAAATTATGGTATTCTGTAATGGAAAATAAGCCGGTTGGCCAGGAAAAACCTGTTACCATGAATATGAAGGGAAAGACTGTTCCCACTCCGAAAATACAGGAAACAATGCCGCAAGGCTTTTCATCAAATATTGTAAATCCATTTGTAGTTCCGGGAATCAAAAAAGTAAATATTGATTCTAATTTAAAATCAGATTTTTCTTTCGATAATTACGTAGAAGGAGAGAGTAATAAGTTTGCGGCAACAGTTGCAAAATCAATCGCCAAAAGACCGGGAGCAACGGCTTTCAACCCGTTATTCTTGTATGGTGGTTATGGTGTAGGGAAAACCCACTTGGGACAGGCTGTAGGTCTTGAAGTAAAGAGTCAGTTTCCGGATAAAGTAGTGCTTTATTTGTCTTCTGAAAAATTTATCCAACAGTTTATTTCTTCAGCAAAAGCCCATAAACAAACAGAATTTGCGAACTTCTACCAGATGGTGGATGTACTGATCATTGATGATATCCAGTTCCTTTCAGGAAAATCTGCAACACAGGACAGTTTCTTCCATATTTTTGATTATTTGCATCAGAACGGAAAACAGATTATCCTTACATCAGATAAGGCTCCGGCGGATATTATGGATATTCAGGACAGGATCGTTTCGCGTTTCAAATGGGGACTTTCTGCGGAAATCAAATCTCCGGATTATGAAACACGTAAGCAGATTATCGTTGATAAATTAAGCCGAGATGGTATTGTTTTGACTCCGGATATGCTTGATTTCCTTGCTTCAGAGGCAAAAACCAACGTAAGGGAGCTTATTGGGGTCATCAATTCTGTGATTGCTTACTCAACAATTTATAAATCAGATTTAAGCCTTGAATTGTTAAAAGAAACAATCAACAAGATTGCAGCCAACCAGAAAAAAATCATCAATATTCCTTATATTCAGGAGGTTGTGTGTGATTATTTCGGAATTAAAAGAGAGCAGCTTTTATCAAAGACAAGAAAAAGAGAAATTGCTCTTCCAAGACAGCTGGCTATGTATTTTGCTAAAGAATTTACAAACTCCACATTTACTAAAATCGGTGAAGAAATGGGCGGTAAAGATCACTCCACGGTAATGTATGCCTGCGAAACCATCAAAGATGTTTCAAAGATTGATAAGGAAGTGAAAAAGTATGTTAAGGAATTAACGGAAAGAATCAAGCAGTAA
- a CDS encoding low molecular weight protein-tyrosine-phosphatase: MKILMVCLGNICRSPLAEGIMKTKLSGDFFVDSVGTISQHEGEHPDKRAIKTAANHGIDISKQRSRPITNVDLENFDKIYCMDLDVYEDVISKAKNEEQRQKISLFLQVLGDHENAEVPDPYWGDMDDFEKVFQLLDKGCNMIAKQLTTVSNS; encoded by the coding sequence ATGAAAATATTAATGGTTTGCCTGGGAAATATATGCAGAAGTCCTTTAGCAGAAGGAATTATGAAAACAAAGCTTTCAGGTGATTTTTTTGTAGATTCGGTGGGAACAATTTCCCAGCATGAAGGTGAGCATCCTGATAAAAGAGCAATAAAAACCGCAGCCAATCACGGGATTGATATTTCAAAACAGAGGTCAAGACCCATTACAAATGTGGATCTTGAAAATTTTGATAAAATTTATTGTATGGATCTTGATGTTTATGAAGATGTGATTTCCAAAGCTAAAAATGAAGAGCAACGTCAGAAAATTTCTTTGTTTTTGCAAGTTTTGGGTGATCATGAAAATGCAGAGGTTCCAGATCCTTACTGGGGAGATATGGACGATTTTGAAAAAGTTTTCCAATTGTTGGATAAAGGCTGCAACATGATCGCAAAACAATTAACAACAGTCAGCAATTCATAA
- a CDS encoding SAM-dependent methyltransferase, whose translation MLFLLPAYLSENTSITHFSPVIKEYIMQTDYFFVENEKTARKVVKFFAPEKKQSDLKLFLLDKYTENNDIKEAQELILKGQDFGLLSEAGLPCIADPGNLIVKWCHEKNIRVVPISGPSSIILALISSGFNGQEFTFNGYLPIEKGEKKKQIQSLEASVQKTGYSQIFMETPYRNNQLFEDLIKFLSPNTKLCIAANINDPEHEFIKTKTIKDWQKQKPELHKIPTVFVLGK comes from the coding sequence ATGCTTTTCCTACTTCCAGCATACCTTTCAGAAAACACTTCTATCACTCATTTTTCGCCTGTGATAAAAGAATACATAATGCAAACTGATTATTTTTTTGTAGAAAATGAAAAAACGGCAAGAAAAGTCGTGAAATTTTTTGCTCCGGAAAAAAAGCAATCGGATTTGAAACTTTTTCTTTTGGATAAATACACAGAAAATAATGATATCAAAGAAGCTCAGGAATTAATTTTGAAAGGCCAGGATTTTGGCTTGCTTTCCGAAGCAGGGTTGCCTTGTATTGCTGATCCCGGAAACCTGATCGTGAAATGGTGTCATGAAAAAAACATTCGTGTTGTCCCAATTTCAGGGCCTTCTTCCATTATTTTAGCATTAATTTCAAGTGGTTTCAACGGCCAGGAATTTACATTTAACGGGTATTTGCCGATTGAGAAGGGCGAAAAGAAAAAACAGATCCAGAGCCTGGAAGCATCAGTTCAAAAAACAGGATACTCACAGATTTTCATGGAAACACCTTACAGGAATAACCAGCTTTTTGAAGATTTAATCAAATTTTTATCCCCCAATACAAAGCTATGTATCGCAGCAAACATTAATGATCCCGAACATGAGTTCATCAAAACTAAAACCATAAAAGACTGGCAAAAGCAAAAGCCGGAACTTCATAAAATTCCAACGGTGTTTGTTTTAGGAAAATAA
- a CDS encoding fibronectin type III domain-containing protein — protein MKKKLFFLVLLFSKLFFSQILVNESFEGSSLPSGWSGANIGTSAGQPCSGLKTLVKHLTPYDTGSSVEIKYISSQSNGKDIFYSFKYLNQPISNIIPPIVYLKYSSDNGISWKSLPNFNSPSITANCIPVSGVIPGIDVPVSSNFVFSIQIFGYYNHCIVGIDDVQIIQNTNSFNCFLPVNISTSNINNNSAQINWNTQGANIPDDFEYYISTSNLVPDNNTLPTGSVSGSNNSTILSVLQPSTKYYIWLRSTCGTNQKSFWTNTHTFTTECNPIGPFFENFQSSNTIPNCWTCHDNPYGSCNVATENGNKSIFLNGHSVSPKTIALPRFNNLNSGSNRLKFKLWCYISGPGPDSAVDVGYMTNVLDVATFTSIQTFNATLSKTEYIVVIPSNLPSNARLAFRKNTGNNIYIDDVYWEPVPLCATPTDIAVNSNSLNSITVSWQPSSAGSVNNYELYYSTDSTTPTVLTVPNVTGIMGNTYTITNLDPDEVYYIWVRSSCSLGGGSNWSNYITNQACIPEVLNQTKHAIKDFITSGGIYNINYSVNSYAVYNNQSSKVLTVSKGSTFNYSATSISNFTHYYYIWIDWNKDKQFDNINERIAVYGLSPAFYGSYLVASNRQPGLYKMRVGTSWDDGNLTPCNFTKPDITNFVDFTLEVIEPPTCTQPNNIVMSNISPNSVDLSWQGMTSSGSYDIFYSTNNILPTMNTIPSIQGTVGNTKTINNLVPYTKYYVWIRENCGSGNYSYWSSPVSFETLCQPPIITSTSSGTSCSGGTVNLTAQCTGNCSIRWYNTLIGGSLLHTGTSFLTDNLSSPTPFYAEASYSKEISAIKPIYNGNSYNVNVGSGGLVFNANEFFTLKSVDVFVIDALTNDNNLTVQLLNNNDQIIYTKTFTLVGKPNNTTLPKKNTLNLNWDILPGIDYKIKKSGSIPNLIHDLGVAFPINIGSAGTIKNSLFYPDRYDYFFNWKVLTYCSSQKYEVLANIDNTCLGVNESNNKKDDIQIYPNPFENDLYINSKRKIDYITLNDISGKLIKNINNPDSVLSLSDLLPGIYFLTIKLNNSNVRTFKILKK, from the coding sequence ATGAAAAAAAAATTATTTTTTTTAGTGCTCTTGTTTTCAAAATTATTTTTTTCACAAATACTAGTTAACGAGAGCTTTGAAGGAAGTAGTCTTCCTTCAGGATGGTCTGGGGCTAATATAGGTACTTCTGCCGGACAACCTTGTTCGGGACTAAAAACACTTGTAAAACATCTAACTCCCTATGATACGGGTTCAAGTGTTGAAATTAAATACATATCCAGCCAGTCTAATGGTAAAGATATTTTTTATTCTTTCAAATATCTAAACCAACCTATTAGCAATATAATACCACCAATAGTTTATTTAAAATATTCTTCTGATAATGGTATAAGTTGGAAATCATTGCCAAATTTTAATTCCCCCAGCATAACTGCTAACTGTATACCTGTTTCTGGAGTTATACCTGGGATAGATGTTCCTGTGAGCTCAAATTTTGTATTTAGTATTCAAATTTTTGGATATTATAATCATTGTATTGTAGGAATAGATGATGTACAAATTATACAAAATACTAATAGTTTTAATTGTTTTTTACCAGTAAATATTAGTACCTCGAATATTAATAATAATTCTGCACAAATAAATTGGAATACTCAAGGAGCAAATATTCCAGATGATTTTGAATATTATATATCTACCAGTAATTTGGTGCCTGATAATAATACTTTACCAACAGGATCAGTATCTGGTAGTAATAATAGCACCATCTTAAGTGTGTTGCAACCTTCTACAAAGTATTATATATGGTTGCGGTCTACCTGCGGAACAAATCAAAAAAGTTTTTGGACAAATACACATACCTTTACAACAGAATGTAATCCTATAGGACCATTTTTTGAAAATTTTCAATCTAGTAATACAATTCCTAATTGTTGGACTTGTCATGATAATCCCTACGGAAGTTGTAATGTTGCTACTGAAAACGGTAATAAATCTATTTTTTTAAATGGACATTCTGTATCTCCAAAAACAATAGCTTTACCTCGTTTCAATAATTTAAATTCCGGATCCAACAGGTTAAAATTTAAATTATGGTGCTATATAAGTGGACCAGGGCCTGATTCGGCTGTTGATGTTGGCTATATGACAAATGTTTTAGATGTAGCTACATTTACAAGTATTCAGACTTTTAATGCGACTTTAAGTAAAACTGAGTATATCGTAGTGATACCTAGTAACCTTCCTTCTAATGCTAGACTGGCATTTAGGAAAAACACAGGGAATAATATATATATTGATGATGTTTATTGGGAGCCAGTACCTTTATGTGCTACACCTACTGATATAGCAGTAAATAGTAATAGTTTGAACTCTATTACAGTGAGTTGGCAGCCAAGTAGTGCGGGATCTGTAAATAATTATGAATTATATTATAGTACAGATAGTACGACTCCAACTGTTTTAACTGTACCAAATGTAACAGGTATTATGGGAAACACTTATACCATAACAAACTTGGATCCGGATGAAGTTTATTATATTTGGGTAAGATCTAGTTGTAGTCTTGGAGGTGGGAGCAATTGGTCAAATTATATTACTAACCAAGCATGTATACCTGAAGTGCTTAATCAAACTAAACATGCTATTAAAGATTTCATTACAAGTGGAGGTATTTATAATATTAATTATTCTGTGAATTCCTATGCGGTATACAATAATCAATCTTCAAAGGTTTTAACTGTATCAAAAGGATCTACATTTAATTATTCTGCAACTTCTATTTCCAATTTTACTCATTATTATTATATCTGGATTGATTGGAATAAGGATAAACAATTTGACAATATAAATGAAAGAATAGCTGTATATGGTTTATCTCCAGCTTTTTATGGATCTTACTTGGTAGCATCAAATAGGCAGCCGGGATTATATAAAATGCGAGTTGGTACGTCTTGGGATGATGGAAATCTTACACCGTGTAATTTTACTAAACCTGATATTACTAATTTTGTTGATTTTACTTTAGAGGTAATAGAACCACCAACTTGTACACAACCCAATAATATCGTTATGTCAAATATATCTCCCAATAGTGTTGATTTATCATGGCAAGGTATGACTTCATCTGGCTCTTATGATATATTTTATTCCACAAATAATATTTTACCAACAATGAATACTATACCAAGTATTCAAGGAACTGTAGGGAATACTAAAACTATTAATAATTTAGTTCCGTATACAAAATACTACGTATGGATAAGAGAAAACTGTGGCAGTGGTAATTATAGTTATTGGAGTTCTCCAGTATCTTTTGAAACACTATGTCAGCCTCCGATAATTACATCTACCTCAAGTGGAACTTCATGCTCTGGAGGAACTGTAAACTTGACAGCCCAATGTACTGGAAATTGTTCAATACGTTGGTATAATACTCTTATAGGAGGATCCTTATTACATACTGGAACTTCATTTTTAACGGATAATCTCTCGTCTCCAACACCATTTTATGCTGAGGCATCTTATAGTAAGGAAATATCAGCTATAAAACCAATTTATAATGGCAATTCCTATAATGTTAATGTAGGTTCAGGAGGATTAGTATTTAATGCTAATGAATTTTTTACACTTAAAAGCGTAGATGTGTTTGTGATAGATGCTCTTACCAATGATAATAATTTGACGGTACAATTATTAAACAATAATGATCAGATTATATATACTAAAACATTCACTCTTGTTGGTAAACCTAATAATACAACATTACCAAAGAAAAATACTTTAAATTTAAATTGGGATATTCTCCCTGGAATAGACTATAAAATTAAGAAGTCAGGCAGTATACCTAATCTTATACATGATTTGGGTGTAGCTTTTCCAATTAATATTGGTTCTGCAGGTACAATAAAAAATTCATTATTTTACCCCGATCGCTATGACTATTTTTTCAATTGGAAAGTTTTAACTTATTGTAGCTCTCAAAAGTATGAAGTTTTAGCAAATATTGATAATACTTGTTTAGGAGTAAATGAGAGTAATAATAAGAAAGATGATATTCAAATATATCCCAATCCTTTTGAAAATGATTTATATATTAATAGCAAAAGA